In a single window of the Frondihabitans peucedani genome:
- a CDS encoding DNA-directed RNA polymerase subunit beta' has translation MIEATTFDELRIGLATAENIRAWSHGEVKKPETINYRTLKPEKDGLFGEQIFGPSRDWECACGKYKRVRFKGIVCERCGVEVTKSSVRRERMGHIELAAPVTHIWYFKGVPSRLGYLLDMAPKDLEKVIYFAAYMVISIDEEGRHADMPGLENELRLEIKQLESQRDSRIADRLKKLEDDLAALEAEGAKSDQKRRAKDGAEKEMSQTRKSFDEDINRLERVWEDFRSLKVGDLKPEDAVFHELQDRFGIYFEAHMGAEAIQKRLQSFDLEAEAEVLHDQIANGKGQKKIRAIKRLRVVSSFLSTGNSPAAMVLEVVPVIPPELRPMVQLDGGRFATSDLNDLYRRVINRNNRLRRLLDLGAPEIIVNNEKRMLQEAVDALFDNGRRGRPVTGTGNRALKSLSDMLKGKQGRFRQNLLGKRVDYSGRSVIIVGPTLKLHQCGLPKQMALELFKPFVIKRLIDLSHAQNIKSAKRMVERSRPQVWDVLEEIIRERPVLLNRAPTLHRLGIQAFEPLLVEGKAIQLHPLVCAAFNADFDGDQMAVHLPLSVEAQAEARILMLASNNILKPSDGRPVTLPAQDMIIGLHHLTTVTEGATGEGRAFSSVSEAILAKDQGSLDLNAVVKIRIPGLTFAEGQAPAGYVEGDTTLVETTLGRAIFNEALPADYPFVQEVTDKGVLSTIVNDLAERYPKVAVAAALDNIKDAGFYWASRSGVTVALSDILTPPRKPEIVAGYEKQAAAVQGEFDKGLISDAERRADLIKIWTEATNEVAAAMRENFPKNNTINRMVTSGARGNWLQVRNIAGMRGLVNNPKGDIIPRPIISSYREGLSVAEYFIATHGARKGLADTALRTADSGYLTRRLVDVSQDVIIREDDCGTTRGLEMPIAAPDSTGKLVRDATVENTVYARTLSAEAVDPKGTVVAEAGADVGDVLIDQLVAAGVETIKVRSVLTCESAVGVCAKCYGRSLATGNLVDIGEAVGIIAAQSIGEPGTQLTMRTFHTGGSASADDITQGLPRVTELFEARTPKGASPIADAAGRVTIEDTDRARRVILTPDNGDEPVIYPVLKRSTLLIEDGQHVELGQQIIAGAVDPKEVLRVKGVRAVQQHLVGGVQDVYRSQGVPIHDKHIEVIVRQMLRKVTVVDHADTDLLPGELVDRMRYNEINRAALTEGKKTASARQEVLGITKASLATESWLSAASFQETTRVLTQAAMEGKSDPLMGLKENVIIGKLIPAGTGLSRYRDVAVEATEEAKAERYPNRVFTDDASFNEADLSFVDFDSFSSDDFTPGTYN, from the coding sequence TTGATCGAAGCAACAACATTCGATGAGCTGCGGATCGGCCTCGCTACGGCCGAGAACATCCGCGCCTGGTCACACGGCGAGGTCAAGAAGCCGGAGACCATCAACTACCGCACGCTGAAGCCCGAGAAGGACGGCCTCTTCGGAGAGCAGATCTTCGGACCGAGCCGCGACTGGGAGTGCGCCTGCGGCAAGTACAAGCGAGTCCGCTTCAAAGGCATCGTCTGCGAGCGCTGCGGCGTCGAGGTCACCAAGTCCTCGGTCCGTCGTGAGCGCATGGGCCACATCGAGCTCGCCGCGCCCGTCACGCACATCTGGTACTTCAAGGGTGTTCCGTCGCGTCTCGGCTACCTGCTCGACATGGCTCCGAAGGACCTCGAGAAGGTCATCTACTTCGCGGCCTACATGGTCATCTCGATCGACGAGGAGGGCCGTCACGCCGACATGCCCGGCCTCGAGAACGAGCTCCGCCTCGAGATCAAGCAGCTCGAGTCGCAGCGCGACAGCCGCATCGCCGACCGTCTGAAGAAGCTCGAGGACGACCTCGCCGCCCTGGAGGCGGAGGGTGCCAAGAGCGACCAGAAGCGTCGCGCGAAGGACGGCGCCGAGAAGGAGATGTCGCAGACGCGCAAGTCGTTCGACGAGGACATCAACCGCCTCGAGCGCGTCTGGGAGGACTTCCGCTCGCTCAAGGTCGGCGACCTCAAGCCCGAGGACGCCGTCTTCCACGAGCTCCAGGACCGCTTCGGCATCTACTTCGAGGCCCACATGGGCGCCGAGGCGATCCAGAAGCGCCTGCAGTCGTTCGACCTGGAGGCCGAGGCCGAGGTCCTGCACGACCAGATCGCGAACGGCAAGGGTCAGAAGAAGATCCGCGCCATCAAGCGCCTGCGCGTCGTGTCGAGCTTCCTGTCGACCGGCAACTCGCCGGCCGCCATGGTGCTCGAGGTCGTCCCGGTCATCCCGCCGGAGCTCCGCCCGATGGTGCAGCTCGACGGTGGCCGCTTCGCGACCTCCGACCTCAACGACCTCTACCGTCGCGTGATCAACCGCAACAACCGTCTCCGTCGTCTGCTCGACCTCGGCGCGCCCGAGATCATCGTCAACAACGAGAAGCGGATGCTGCAGGAGGCCGTCGACGCGCTGTTCGACAACGGTCGCCGCGGTCGTCCCGTCACCGGCACCGGCAACCGCGCCCTGAAGTCCCTGAGCGACATGCTCAAGGGAAAGCAGGGTCGTTTCCGCCAGAACCTGCTCGGCAAGCGCGTCGACTACTCGGGTCGTTCCGTCATCATCGTCGGACCGACGCTGAAGCTGCACCAGTGCGGTCTGCCCAAGCAGATGGCTCTCGAGCTCTTCAAGCCGTTCGTGATCAAGCGCCTCATCGACCTCAGCCACGCTCAGAACATCAAGAGCGCCAAGCGCATGGTCGAGCGTTCGCGCCCGCAGGTCTGGGACGTCCTCGAAGAGATCATCCGTGAGCGCCCGGTCCTCCTGAACCGTGCTCCCACGCTGCACCGCCTGGGCATCCAGGCCTTCGAGCCGCTCCTCGTCGAGGGCAAGGCCATCCAGCTGCACCCGCTCGTCTGCGCCGCCTTCAACGCGGACTTCGACGGCGACCAGATGGCCGTCCACCTCCCGCTGAGCGTCGAGGCCCAGGCCGAGGCCCGCATCCTGATGCTGGCGTCGAACAACATCCTGAAGCCGTCCGACGGTCGTCCGGTGACCCTGCCCGCCCAGGACATGATCATCGGTCTGCACCACCTGACCACGGTCACCGAGGGTGCGACGGGCGAGGGCCGCGCGTTCTCGTCGGTCTCCGAGGCGATCCTGGCCAAGGATCAGGGCTCGCTCGACCTCAACGCCGTCGTCAAGATCCGCATCCCGGGTCTGACGTTCGCCGAGGGTCAGGCTCCGGCCGGTTACGTCGAGGGTGACACCACCCTGGTCGAGACCACGCTGGGCCGTGCGATCTTCAACGAGGCGCTCCCGGCCGACTACCCGTTCGTCCAGGAGGTCACCGACAAGGGCGTCCTCTCGACGATCGTCAACGACCTCGCCGAGCGGTACCCGAAGGTCGCCGTCGCGGCGGCTCTCGACAACATCAAGGACGCGGGCTTCTACTGGGCTTCGCGTTCCGGTGTGACCGTCGCTCTCTCGGACATCCTCACGCCTCCGCGCAAGCCGGAGATCGTCGCGGGCTACGAGAAGCAGGCCGCGGCCGTCCAGGGCGAGTTCGACAAGGGCCTCATCTCCGACGCCGAGCGTCGCGCCGACCTGATCAAGATCTGGACGGAGGCGACCAACGAGGTCGCCGCTGCGATGCGCGAGAACTTCCCGAAGAACAACACCATCAACCGCATGGTGACCTCGGGTGCTCGTGGTAACTGGCTGCAGGTCCGCAACATCGCGGGCATGCGAGGCCTGGTGAACAACCCGAAGGGCGACATCATCCCTCGTCCGATCATCTCCTCGTACCGCGAGGGGCTGTCGGTGGCCGAGTACTTCATCGCGACGCACGGTGCCCGCAAGGGTCTGGCCGACACGGCTCTCCGTACGGCCGACTCGGGGTACCTGACCCGTCGTCTGGTCGACGTGTCGCAGGACGTCATCATCCGTGAGGACGACTGCGGTACGACGCGCGGGCTCGAGATGCCCATCGCGGCTCCCGACTCCACCGGCAAGCTGGTGCGCGACGCGACGGTCGAGAACACCGTCTACGCCCGCACGCTGTCTGCCGAGGCTGTCGACCCGAAGGGCACCGTCGTGGCCGAGGCCGGCGCCGATGTCGGAGACGTCCTGATCGACCAGCTGGTCGCCGCGGGCGTCGAGACCATCAAGGTCCGCTCGGTCCTGACCTGCGAGTCGGCCGTCGGTGTCTGTGCGAAGTGCTACGGCCGTTCGCTCGCCACCGGCAACCTCGTCGACATCGGAGAGGCCGTCGGCATCATCGCGGCCCAGTCGATCGGCGAGCCCGGCACGCAGCTGACCATGCGCACCTTCCACACCGGTGGTTCGGCCTCGGCCGACGACATCACGCAGGGTCTGCCCCGCGTCACCGAGCTGTTCGAGGCCCGCACCCCCAAGGGTGCGTCCCCGATCGCCGATGCCGCAGGCCGAGTCACGATCGAGGACACCGACCGTGCCCGCCGCGTGATCCTCACCCCCGACAACGGCGACGAGCCGGTCATCTACCCCGTCCTCAAGCGCTCGACCCTCCTCATCGAGGACGGTCAGCACGTCGAGCTCGGTCAGCAGATCATCGCCGGTGCCGTCGACCCGAAGGAAGTCCTCCGGGTCAAGGGCGTGCGAGCCGTGCAGCAGCACCTGGTGGGAGGCGTCCAGGACGTCTACCGCTCGCAGGGTGTGCCGATCCACGACAAGCACATCGAGGTCATCGTCCGTCAGATGCTCCGCAAGGTGACCGTCGTCGACCACGCCGACACCGACCTGCTCCCCGGTGAGCTCGTCGACCGGATGCGCTACAACGAGATCAACCGCGCCGCCCTGACCGAGGGCAAGAAGACGGCTTCGGCTCGTCAAGAGGTCCTCGGTATC